A window of Citrus sinensis cultivar Valencia sweet orange chromosome 7, DVS_A1.0, whole genome shotgun sequence contains these coding sequences:
- the LOC102616812 gene encoding uncharacterized protein LOC102616812 — MARLSYLSFRKVLYVYLILFLSAASILLSAAAVSSSKNELQRKQILGGSIRRMLLDAENDEDLQQQKPKKKSSSNSSSSSSGSSKNQTKLIKATNSSNNKNQTKLTKTNNLSSTKNQTKLIKTATLSSGNSTTNLKKLNSTSSKDQKPSKSLDPIKLSSSSKNKTITKPTSPTKSQALVDKKLSGLKKTTKKPTKPVSLLDQIDTEDDDLVSDIRDLPVKFQQTLLPDLERISTTSKAYINKYNKEITKGFKPIVGHKYAATIASIVSFAFILIPLILVSLIFNHFKAYFSLQKILIFIQVYLSIYFSILCLSSLVTGLEPLKFFYATSQSTYVCLQVMQTLGYIFYLLLLLMYLILVFSTECGLGSRLLGLGQTFVGYAVGVHYYVAVFHRVVLRQPPKTNWKVHGIYATCFLVICLFARAERRKKAYLEEGGEEGKKS; from the coding sequence ATGGCTCGACTCTCGTACTTGAGTTTCAGAAAAGTACTCTATGTTTATCTTATTCTGTTCCTTTCTGCTGCTTCGATTCTTCTTTCGGCTGCTGCGGTGTCCTCATCAAAGAATGAGCTTCAAAGAAAGCAAATTCTTGGCGGCAGCATCAGAAGAATGTTATTAGATgctgaaaatgatgaagattTGCAGCAGCAGAAGCCAAAGAAAAAgagcagcagcaacagcagcagcagcagcagtggCAGCAGCAAGAACCAAACCAAGCTGATCAAAGCCACAAATTCTAGCAACAAcaaaaaccaaaccaaactcACCAAAACCAACAACCTGTCGAGCACCAAGAACCAAACCAAGCTCATCAAAACCGCCACATTGAGTAGTGGCAACAGCACCACTAATCTTAAAAAGCTCAATTCCACATCATCAAAAGATCAAAAGCCCTCAAAATCTTTAGATCCCATCAAGCTTAGTAGCTCCTCCAAGAACaaaacaattaccaaacccacttCCCCAACAAAAAGCCAAGCTTTAGTTGACAAGAAGCTGAGTGGCCTCAAAAAGACCACAAAAAAACCCACCAAGCCTGTAAGCTTGCTTGATCAAATTGACACTGAAGATGATGATTTGGTTTCAGATATCAGAGATCTGCCCGTCAAGTTTCAACAGACTTTGTTACCAGACCTTGAGAGAATCTCCACAACGTCAAAAGCTTACATTAACAAATACAACAAAGAAATCACCAAAGGGTTCAAACCCATTGTGGGTCACAAATATGCTGCCACCATTGCCTCAATAGTCTCCTTTGCTTTCATTTTAATCCCTCTAATTTTAGTCTCTCTCATTTTCAACCACTTCAAAGCTTATTTTTCCCTTCAAAAAATCTTGATTTTCATCCAAGTTTATCTCTCAATCTACTTCTCCATCCTCTGCTTGTCTTCACTTGTCACTGGGCTGGAGCCTCTCAAGTTTTTTTACGCTACTTCGCAGTCCACGTACGTTTGTTTACAGGTGATGCAAACACTGggttacattttttatttgctgcTGCTCTTGATGTATTTGATTCTAGTGTTTTCCACTGAGTGTGGGCTGGGCTCGAGGTTGCTGGGCTTGGGCCAGACGTTTGTGGGCTATGCTGTCGGTGTGCACTACTACGTGGCCGTCTTCCATAGGGTGGTGTTGCGTCAACCGCCCAAGACTAACTGGAAAGTTCATGGGATTTACGCCACGTGCTTTCTTGTGATCTGTTTGTTTGCTCGCGCTGAGAGGAGGAAGAAGGCTTACTTGGAAGAAGGTGGTGAAGAAGGCaagaaaagttaa